One genomic region from Pseudomonas sp. R5-89-07 encodes:
- a CDS encoding LysR family transcriptional regulator, which translates to MPSMQLMNDLRRVDLSLLVVLDALLSEQHVTRAAERLHLSQPAVSHALARLRDLLGDPLLVRQGGSLIPTARALELATPLAEALAQVQDLLAPNRFDPASAKRRFRVAMSDYGAAIFLPGLVRLLRREAPGIDLQVIQASREGMVDGVLNGDLDLAAGVFPDLPGELRTTPLFEEHYTCVVDRDSLPATGVLDLPTYLSRPHVLLEMRGSGTPEIERALAAIRERRHVAVSLPHWGVAPQLIQGTDLILTVSSRGLLNIDHAHLIAVPPPFHIPSFAFELAWHARRGGDAGLQWLSGRVQGVLSGHEP; encoded by the coding sequence ATGCCGAGCATGCAGCTGATGAATGATCTCAGGCGCGTCGACCTGAGCCTGCTGGTGGTGCTCGACGCGTTGCTCAGCGAGCAACACGTCACCCGCGCTGCCGAACGGCTGCACCTGAGTCAACCGGCGGTCAGCCATGCGCTGGCACGCTTGCGTGACCTGCTGGGGGACCCGTTGCTGGTGCGCCAGGGCGGCTCACTGATACCGACTGCCCGCGCGCTGGAACTCGCCACGCCGTTGGCAGAGGCGCTGGCCCAGGTGCAGGACCTGCTGGCGCCGAACCGCTTTGACCCGGCTTCGGCCAAGCGTCGGTTTCGCGTGGCGATGTCGGACTACGGCGCGGCGATTTTCCTGCCAGGCTTGGTGCGCCTGTTGCGTCGCGAAGCGCCGGGCATCGACTTGCAGGTCATCCAGGCCAGCCGCGAAGGCATGGTCGACGGCGTGCTCAATGGCGACCTGGACCTGGCCGCCGGGGTTTTCCCTGACCTGCCTGGCGAACTGCGCACCACGCCATTATTCGAAGAGCATTACACCTGCGTGGTCGACCGCGACAGCCTGCCGGCCACGGGCGTACTGGACCTGCCGACCTACTTGTCACGCCCCCATGTCCTGCTGGAAATGCGCGGCAGCGGCACGCCGGAAATCGAGCGTGCGCTGGCCGCGATTCGTGAGCGGCGGCATGTGGCCGTCAGCCTGCCGCACTGGGGGGTGGCGCCGCAGTTGATTCAGGGCACGGACTTGATCCTGACCGTCTCGTCCCGAGGCCTGCTGAATATCGATCACGCTCATCTGATTGCCGTGCCGCCGCCGTTTCATATTCCATCGTTTGCGTTTGAGCTGGCCTGGCATGCGCGACGCGGTGGCGATGCAGGGTTGCAGTGGTTGAGTGGGCGGGTGCAAGGTGTGCTGTCTGGTCATGAACCCTAG
- the fos gene encoding fosfomycin resistance glutathione transferase, whose amino-acid sequence MLSGLNHLTLAVTDLQRSIRFYHGLLQLRLEATWDNGAYLSLPGLWLCLSHDPLRHPAPVADYTHYAWSVEAHDFARVVERLHDAGVDEWRDNRSEGASFYFLDPDGHKLELHVGDLASRLQACRAKPYAGMRFYP is encoded by the coding sequence ATGCTCTCAGGCCTCAACCACCTGACCCTGGCGGTCACCGATCTGCAGCGCAGCATCCGTTTCTACCATGGGCTGTTGCAGCTTCGGCTCGAGGCCACCTGGGATAACGGCGCCTACCTGTCGCTGCCTGGGCTGTGGTTATGTTTATCCCACGACCCGTTGCGTCACCCGGCCCCTGTGGCCGATTACACGCACTATGCGTGGAGCGTCGAGGCGCATGATTTCGCCAGGGTAGTCGAACGCTTGCACGATGCCGGCGTGGACGAATGGCGCGACAACCGCAGTGAAGGCGCCTCGTTCTATTTTCTCGACCCCGATGGCCATAAGCTCGAACTTCATGTGGGCGACCTGGCCTCGCGGCTGCAGGCCTGTCGCGCCAAGCCTTATGCCGGCATGAGGTTTTACCCTTAG